From a single Sinorhizobium sp. RAC02 genomic region:
- a CDS encoding calcium-binding protein, producing the protein MARTITGTNGADRIVQGGSSDNIELTIRALVGDDTIILNRTDDFGGRNSVDAGAGNDSVVNMKEDGNVILLGAGNDTYVGTGFGSFSSERADLVRAGDGNDKIVVSTFKSTYLGEAGNDSFFSVGQQNIFNGGSGVDSISFLPRDDDTVLGGSGVGIDLQQGLAQTAANRFETLISIENAEGTNAGDALFGSNVNNVLSGLAGDDSIAGRGGNDVLVGGLGHDLLQGDGGADRFDFNFRAESAVGANRDVVLDFNRSQGDRIDVRDIDANTTQAGNQAFTFIGDSNFSSSAGQLRFKDGIVSGDITGDGRADFQIGVQGISAMVASDFLL; encoded by the coding sequence ATGGCACGCACGATCACCGGAACCAATGGCGCAGACCGCATCGTCCAGGGCGGCAGCAGCGACAATATCGAACTGACCATCCGGGCGCTGGTCGGCGACGACACCATCATCCTCAACCGCACCGACGACTTCGGCGGCCGCAACAGCGTCGATGCGGGCGCGGGCAACGACAGTGTTGTCAACATGAAGGAGGATGGCAATGTCATCCTTCTCGGCGCCGGCAACGACACCTATGTCGGCACGGGCTTCGGCTCCTTCTCCAGCGAACGCGCCGACCTCGTGCGGGCTGGCGACGGCAACGACAAGATCGTCGTCAGCACTTTCAAGAGTACCTATCTCGGCGAGGCCGGCAATGACAGCTTCTTCTCCGTCGGCCAGCAGAACATCTTCAATGGCGGCAGCGGCGTCGATTCGATCAGCTTCCTGCCCCGCGACGACGATACGGTCTTGGGTGGCTCCGGCGTCGGTATCGACCTACAGCAAGGGCTCGCCCAGACAGCCGCCAACCGCTTCGAGACTCTGATCAGCATCGAGAATGCGGAAGGCACCAATGCCGGCGACGCGCTGTTCGGCTCCAACGTCAATAACGTGCTCAGCGGCCTTGCCGGCGACGATTCGATTGCCGGCCGCGGCGGCAACGACGTGCTGGTCGGCGGCCTCGGCCACGATCTCCTGCAGGGCGATGGCGGCGCCGACCGCTTCGACTTCAACTTCCGCGCCGAATCGGCCGTCGGCGCCAACCGCGACGTCGTGCTCGACTTCAATCGCAGCCAGGGTGACCGGATCGACGTGCGCGACATCGACGCAAACACCACCCAAGCCGGCAACCAGGCCTTCACCTTCATCGGGGACAGCAATTTTTCGAGCAGCGCCGGCCAGCTTCGTTTCAAGGACGGCATCGTTTCCGGCGACATCACCGGCGACGGACGCGCCGATTTCCAGATCGGGGTGCAGGGCATCAGCGCTATGGTTGCGAGCGATTTCCTGCTCTAA
- a CDS encoding PA0069 family radical SAM protein, with protein MNDLADLRQGALAPGHTKDVAEALLTQTGMRIEVDRRRGRGAGLNFTGRFEPVTREGFDDGWQTLEELPPFRTEVQIEKPRTIITRNDSPDIPFDRSINPYRGCEHGCIYCFARPSHAFMGLSAGLDFEAKLFAKPDAPKLLERELSKPGYKPRVIAIGTNTDPYQPIEKEWRIMRQILEVLDKANHPVSIVTKSAMVMRDIDILSRMAARGLAWVGMSVTTLDRKLARTMEPRAATPPRRLETIRALSEAGIPTAIMMAPIIPGLNDHEIERVLDSGKAAGAVEASYVLLRLPLEVSPLFRDWLLRNYPDRYRHVMSLVRSMRGGKDYDAEFGKRMKGAGPYAWQIARRFEMAGKRLGLTRTRRSLASDQFVPPSGSGVQLSLL; from the coding sequence ATGAACGATCTTGCTGACCTCAGGCAGGGTGCACTAGCGCCCGGCCACACGAAAGACGTTGCCGAAGCGCTGTTGACACAGACCGGCATGCGCATCGAAGTGGATCGCCGGCGCGGCCGCGGCGCCGGGCTGAATTTCACCGGCCGGTTCGAGCCTGTGACACGCGAAGGGTTCGACGACGGCTGGCAGACGCTGGAGGAATTGCCGCCCTTCCGCACGGAAGTCCAGATCGAGAAACCGCGCACCATCATCACCCGCAACGATTCACCCGACATCCCCTTCGACCGTTCGATCAATCCCTATCGCGGCTGCGAACACGGCTGCATCTACTGCTTTGCCCGGCCGTCGCATGCTTTCATGGGTCTTTCCGCCGGGCTCGATTTCGAGGCAAAGCTGTTCGCCAAGCCGGATGCGCCGAAGCTGTTGGAACGGGAGCTCTCCAAGCCGGGTTACAAGCCGCGCGTCATAGCCATCGGCACCAACACCGATCCCTACCAGCCGATCGAGAAGGAATGGCGCATCATGCGCCAGATCCTCGAGGTGCTGGACAAGGCCAATCACCCGGTTTCGATCGTCACCAAGTCGGCCATGGTCATGCGCGACATCGACATTCTCTCCCGCATGGCGGCGCGCGGCCTCGCCTGGGTCGGCATGTCTGTCACCACGCTCGACCGCAAGCTCGCCCGCACCATGGAACCGCGTGCTGCGACCCCGCCGCGCCGGCTGGAGACGATCCGCGCACTTTCCGAAGCCGGCATCCCGACCGCCATCATGATGGCGCCGATCATTCCCGGCCTCAACGACCACGAAATCGAACGCGTGCTGGATTCGGGCAAGGCGGCCGGCGCGGTGGAGGCGAGCTACGTGCTGCTGCGCCTGCCGCTGGAGGTCAGCCCGCTCTTCCGCGACTGGCTGCTACGCAACTATCCGGATCGCTATCGCCACGTCATGTCGCTGGTGCGCTCCATGCGCGGTGGCAAGGATTACGACGCCGAGTTCGGCAAGCGCATGAAGGGCGCCGGCCCCTATGCCTGGCAGATCGCCCGGCGTTTCGAGATGGCAGGCAAGCGGCTGGGATTGACCCGCACCCGCCGCAGCCTCGCCAGCGACCAGTTCGTACCGCCGTCAGGCAGCGGGGTGCAACTGTCCTTGCTCTGA
- a CDS encoding methyltransferase, with protein sequence MSDAGPTFAQTAVTETVDAFHYGRFHVVQPKGIGHRSGMDAMLLAALVAGDGPMRVADLGAGAGAAGLAVAARIEKAEVLLVERSPLMAEFARKSVALASNAAFAGRVSVLEADVSLSGRARVAAGLSDDVHDHVIMNPPFNDGADRRTPDALRAEAHAMDDDLFERWIRTASAILKPGGQLSLIARPESIADIIAACGHRVGGIEITPIHPRTGESAHRILVTAIKGSRARLALRMPLVMHDGPQHAFAPFVNDLNNGRASYPRLSKTRI encoded by the coding sequence GTGAGCGATGCCGGCCCGACGTTCGCGCAGACGGCTGTCACCGAAACCGTCGATGCCTTCCACTACGGCCGGTTCCACGTCGTCCAGCCGAAGGGCATAGGGCACCGCTCCGGCATGGATGCGATGCTGCTTGCTGCCCTCGTCGCCGGCGACGGGCCGATGCGGGTGGCGGATCTTGGCGCGGGCGCCGGGGCCGCCGGCCTTGCCGTTGCCGCGCGCATCGAAAAAGCCGAGGTGCTGCTCGTTGAGCGTTCGCCCCTGATGGCCGAGTTCGCCCGCAAGTCGGTCGCCTTGGCTTCGAATGCGGCCTTCGCCGGGCGTGTTTCCGTTCTGGAGGCGGATGTGTCGCTGTCCGGCAGGGCACGCGTGGCCGCCGGCTTGTCCGACGACGTGCACGACCACGTCATCATGAACCCGCCCTTCAACGATGGCGCCGACCGGCGGACGCCGGACGCGTTGAGGGCGGAGGCGCATGCGATGGACGATGACCTCTTCGAGCGCTGGATCAGGACGGCAAGCGCCATCCTCAAGCCCGGAGGCCAACTCTCGCTGATCGCCCGGCCGGAATCGATCGCCGACATCATTGCCGCCTGCGGCCACCGCGTCGGCGGCATCGAGATCACGCCCATCCACCCCCGCACGGGCGAAAGCGCCCATCGTATCCTCGTGACCGCCATAAAGGGTTCGCGCGCGCGCCTTGCCTTGCGCATGCCGCTCGTGATGCATGACGGCCCGCAGCATGCCTTCGCGCCCTTCGTGAACGATCTCAACAATGGCCGTGCCAGCTATCCACGCCTGTCAAAAACCCGAATTTGA
- a CDS encoding polyprenyl synthetase family protein: MGVVIPLEEGKNKQASVKPLVDLTKADMERVNQLILSKAGSDVQMIPEVANHLISSGGKRLRPMLTLASAAMFGYDGDHHIKLATSVEFMHTATLLHDDVVDESDLRRGKSTARMIWGNQASVLVGDFLLGQAFKMMVEVGSLEALDVLSTAATVIAEGEVLQLSVAKNMETTEDDYLQVIRAKTAALFAAAAEVGPIIASTTKAERNALKSYGMNLGLAFQLVDDALDYGGKAADLGKNTGDDFREGKITLPVILAWRRGTAEDRAFWRDAIEGGQSDDANLERAFGLITRYGGLTDTIARAQHYGMIARDALAPLPASPWKNALLEVIDFSIARVS, from the coding sequence TTGGGCGTCGTGATACCGCTTGAAGAAGGCAAAAACAAACAGGCGTCGGTCAAGCCGCTCGTCGACCTCACGAAGGCCGACATGGAGCGGGTGAACCAGCTCATCCTGTCGAAGGCCGGTTCCGACGTGCAGATGATTCCGGAGGTTGCCAACCACCTGATCTCGTCCGGTGGCAAGCGCTTGCGCCCCATGCTGACGCTCGCCTCGGCCGCGATGTTCGGCTACGACGGCGACCATCACATCAAGCTCGCGACCAGCGTCGAGTTCATGCACACGGCAACGCTTTTGCATGACGACGTGGTGGACGAAAGCGACCTGCGCCGCGGCAAATCGACCGCGCGCATGATCTGGGGCAACCAGGCGAGCGTGCTCGTCGGCGACTTCCTGCTCGGCCAGGCCTTCAAGATGATGGTCGAGGTCGGCTCGCTGGAGGCGCTCGACGTGCTGTCGACGGCTGCGACCGTGATCGCCGAAGGCGAGGTGCTGCAGCTCTCCGTCGCCAAGAACATGGAGACGACCGAGGACGACTATCTGCAGGTCATTCGCGCCAAGACAGCCGCACTCTTTGCCGCGGCCGCCGAAGTCGGCCCGATCATCGCCAGCACGACCAAGGCGGAGCGCAATGCGCTGAAATCCTACGGCATGAATCTCGGCCTCGCCTTCCAGCTCGTCGACGACGCGCTGGATTACGGCGGCAAGGCCGCCGACCTCGGCAAGAACACTGGCGACGATTTCCGCGAAGGCAAGATCACGCTGCCGGTCATTCTCGCCTGGCGCCGCGGCACGGCGGAAGACCGCGCCTTCTGGCGGGACGCCATCGAAGGCGGCCAGAGCGACGACGCCAATCTGGAACGTGCGTTCGGCCTGATCACCCGCTATGGTGGCCTGACGGACACGATCGCTCGCGCCCAGCACTACGGCATGATCGCCCGCGATGCGCTCGCCCCCCTGCCGGCCAGCCCCTGGAAGAACGCGCTGCTCGAAGTCATCGACTTCTCCATCGCCCGCGTCAGCTGA
- a CDS encoding DUF2007 domain-containing protein has protein sequence MIELIRTNDAVLLSFAESLMKEAGIHCLIADEAMSILEGSLGMLPRRFLVEIDREDEARQIFQDAGLAAELRP, from the coding sequence ATGATCGAACTGATCCGTACCAACGACGCCGTGCTGCTTTCCTTTGCGGAAAGCCTGATGAAGGAAGCCGGCATCCATTGCCTGATCGCCGACGAGGCGATGAGTATCCTCGAAGGCTCTCTCGGCATGCTGCCGCGCCGCTTCCTGGTCGAGATCGACCGGGAGGATGAGGCACGGCAGATTTTCCAGGATGCGGGGTTGGCGGCGGAGCTGCGCCCGTGA
- a CDS encoding tetratricopeptide repeat protein, with amino-acid sequence MRHSLLLRLLSGVAIAASLVLTGPLAAFAEEKPAAVAAEETPFDPLGVNTFSGAFLAARTADFDKDYETAVTLYKIALQFDPTNPDVKQRLMITQLMNGDFEEGVKLADTLKNDSSVERITSVVRGMEAIRKREYKSAEKILVYKGPNDLDKMMNDLLLAWAKFGDGKSKEALKLINGMEGPEWLAIFKNYHAGALAAAAGDKATARARLNEAILDRNGAGAAPDTFIRAVMALARLEAREGNKQKALDAISVGDNFITSYAPLKALRQSIDAGEKQEQQVRTAAQGAAAVLFSIGGALNRDGAEDIVSLYLQVARALDPDSDDMLVLLGGLAENQKKPQKAIDYYRAVPEKSPMRRISELQLGLNLADTGKVPEAKKHLQELIDADPADLRSYLALGSVLSDAKDYKDMAVLYDRAVEAIGSVPTRNHWSVFFQRGIAYERLKEWEKAEPNFRKALELNPEQPQVLNYLGYSWVDMNKNLDEGLDMIRRAVTLKPDDGYIVDSLGWAYFRLNRFSDAVAELERAAELKAGDPTINDHLGDAYWRVGRKLEATFQWNRALGLKPEEAEIPKIKLKVENGLPELKKTEPASAEAKDEKPVQNVSPEGAATDRKS; translated from the coding sequence ATGCGGCATTCCCTTCTCCTTCGGCTTCTTTCCGGCGTGGCGATTGCGGCCAGCCTCGTGCTGACCGGCCCGCTCGCGGCCTTCGCGGAGGAAAAGCCCGCAGCGGTTGCCGCCGAGGAAACGCCGTTCGACCCCTTGGGTGTCAACACCTTCTCCGGCGCGTTCCTCGCCGCCCGCACGGCGGATTTCGACAAGGACTACGAGACCGCCGTCACGCTGTACAAGATCGCGCTGCAGTTCGACCCGACCAACCCGGATGTCAAGCAGCGGCTGATGATCACCCAGCTGATGAACGGCGATTTCGAGGAAGGCGTGAAGCTCGCCGACACGCTGAAGAACGATTCGTCCGTCGAGCGCATCACCTCCGTCGTGCGCGGCATGGAGGCGATCCGCAAACGGGAATACAAGAGCGCGGAAAAGATCCTCGTCTACAAGGGGCCGAACGACCTCGACAAGATGATGAACGACCTGCTGCTCGCCTGGGCCAAGTTCGGCGACGGCAAGTCGAAGGAGGCGCTCAAGCTGATCAACGGGATGGAAGGGCCTGAATGGCTTGCCATCTTCAAGAACTACCATGCCGGCGCGCTCGCTGCCGCGGCCGGTGACAAGGCGACCGCGCGCGCACGCCTCAACGAGGCGATCCTCGACCGCAACGGTGCCGGTGCGGCACCCGACACGTTCATTCGTGCCGTCATGGCGCTCGCCCGCCTCGAAGCGCGCGAAGGCAACAAGCAGAAGGCGCTCGATGCGATTTCGGTCGGTGACAACTTCATCACCAGCTACGCACCGCTGAAGGCGCTGCGCCAGAGCATCGACGCCGGCGAAAAGCAGGAACAGCAGGTGCGCACGGCCGCGCAAGGTGCCGCCGCCGTGCTGTTCTCGATCGGTGGGGCGCTCAACCGCGATGGCGCGGAAGACATCGTCTCGCTCTATCTCCAGGTCGCGCGCGCGCTGGACCCGGACAGCGACGACATGCTGGTGCTGCTCGGCGGCCTCGCCGAAAACCAGAAGAAGCCGCAAAAGGCGATCGACTATTATCGTGCCGTGCCGGAAAAGTCGCCGATGCGGCGTATTTCCGAGCTGCAACTCGGCCTCAACCTCGCCGATACCGGCAAGGTCCCGGAGGCCAAGAAGCATCTTCAGGAACTGATCGATGCCGATCCCGCGGATCTGCGCAGCTATCTGGCACTTGGCAGCGTGCTTTCGGACGCCAAGGACTACAAGGACATGGCGGTGCTTTACGACCGCGCTGTCGAGGCGATCGGTTCGGTTCCGACACGCAACCACTGGAGTGTCTTCTTCCAGCGCGGCATCGCCTATGAGCGGCTGAAGGAGTGGGAGAAGGCCGAGCCGAACTTCCGCAAAGCGCTGGAGCTGAACCCCGAGCAGCCGCAGGTGCTGAACTATCTGGGTTACTCCTGGGTGGACATGAACAAGAACCTCGACGAGGGCCTGGACATGATCCGTCGTGCCGTCACCCTCAAGCCCGATGACGGCTACATCGTCGATTCGCTCGGCTGGGCCTACTTCCGCCTGAACCGCTTCTCGGATGCTGTGGCGGAACTGGAGCGTGCGGCGGAGCTGAAGGCCGGCGACCCGACGATCAACGACCACCTGGGTGACGCCTACTGGCGCGTCGGCCGCAAGCTGGAGGCGACCTTCCAGTGGAACCGCGCGCTTGGCCTGAAGCCGGAAGAAGCGGAAATCCCGAAGATTAAGCTGAAGGTCGAGAACGGCCTGCCGGAACTGAAGAAGACCGAGCCCGCCTCCGCCGAAGCGAAGGATGAAAAGCCGGTGCAGAATGTCTCTCCGGAAGGCGCTGCCACAGACCGCAAGTCGTAA
- a CDS encoding 4-(cytidine 5'-diphospho)-2-C-methyl-D-erythritol kinase encodes MQRADSLPGFAVIEQAPAKINLALAVVGQREDGYHLLDSLVTFTAFGDRIGLSPAAEDRLTLSGRFGDALAADADNLVARARDRLRAALAEAGRVAPPVHIHLEKNLPIASGIGGGSADAAATLRGLLTLWQADVPKTELDDIALGLGADVPMCLASRPLVARGIGEDITPVPMPSLPMVLANPLVGVSTPAVFKALASKNNPPLVLDVAPVDWPAAISLLRNDLEPPARALCPDIAAISESLAATGATLVRMSGSGATCFALYPSDQAAEAAATALLRLHPSWFFTATRTLGADDGTH; translated from the coding sequence ATGCAACGCGCCGACAGCCTGCCGGGCTTTGCCGTCATCGAGCAGGCCCCGGCCAAGATCAACCTCGCGCTCGCCGTTGTCGGCCAGCGCGAGGATGGCTACCATCTCCTCGACAGCCTGGTGACCTTCACCGCCTTCGGCGACCGTATCGGCCTGTCGCCGGCGGCGGAAGATCGTCTCACGCTCTCCGGCCGTTTTGGCGATGCGCTTGCGGCTGACGCCGACAACCTCGTCGCCCGCGCTCGCGACCGGTTGCGTGCTGCCCTGGCCGAAGCCGGCCGGGTGGCTCCCCCGGTCCACATCCACCTCGAAAAGAACCTTCCCATCGCCTCCGGTATCGGTGGCGGTTCGGCGGATGCCGCCGCCACGTTGCGCGGTCTTCTCACGCTGTGGCAGGCTGACGTGCCGAAGACCGAGCTTGATGACATCGCACTCGGCCTCGGCGCCGATGTGCCGATGTGCCTTGCCAGCCGGCCGCTCGTCGCCCGCGGCATTGGCGAGGACATCACGCCGGTGCCGATGCCATCCCTGCCCATGGTGCTCGCCAACCCGCTCGTCGGGGTCTCGACGCCCGCTGTCTTCAAGGCACTGGCCTCGAAAAACAATCCGCCGCTCGTTCTCGACGTGGCGCCCGTCGACTGGCCGGCGGCGATCAGCCTGTTACGCAACGACCTGGAGCCCCCTGCCCGCGCGCTTTGCCCCGACATCGCCGCGATCTCCGAAAGCCTCGCCGCCACCGGCGCGACCCTGGTGCGCATGTCCGGTTCCGGCGCGACCTGTTTCGCGCTATACCCTTCCGATCAGGCGGCAGAAGCCGCGGCGACGGCGCTCTTGCGCCTGCACCCGTCCTGGTTCTTCACCGCCACCCGCACGCTTGGAGCCGATGATGGCACACATTGA
- a CDS encoding NAD-dependent epimerase/dehydratase family protein, with the protein MASLDLDRIRTIVVTGGAGFVGSHIVDDLLAHCPNARIRVLDSVTYAADMSHLDAAFRTGRVTLQEGDVGNLDLVTEVLKDADLVVHTAGESHVERAFSVPERFTLANALGTQVLVEAMGRRRVPLMIHISSAEVYGAGNGQPIGELAPLLPDNPHGASKAAAEMLIAGLRRSFDLDIRVLRPVNIVGTRQNAEKLLPRFMEFATVGRPLPVHGDGAQKRAFVTVADVCSALRAVVSSGAENATYNVAGDELYDVLSIARMVLDTVQGSVAGVSFTGGRPGNVTRSPLDTQALRALGWRASGSLRRELPVLAAWYGSRVPGGLRRQMSQVPDLAPQRVQAVTQVAGSGLFRSLERH; encoded by the coding sequence ATGGCCTCGCTCGACCTCGACCGGATTCGCACCATCGTCGTGACGGGTGGTGCTGGCTTCGTCGGTTCGCACATCGTCGATGACCTCCTCGCCCATTGCCCGAATGCGCGCATTCGCGTGCTCGATTCCGTCACCTATGCTGCCGACATGTCGCATCTCGATGCGGCCTTCCGCACGGGCCGCGTGACGTTGCAGGAAGGCGACGTCGGCAATCTCGACCTTGTGACCGAGGTTTTGAAGGATGCCGATCTCGTGGTCCATACGGCGGGCGAAAGCCATGTCGAGCGGGCCTTTTCCGTGCCGGAACGCTTCACGCTCGCCAATGCGCTCGGCACCCAGGTTCTGGTGGAGGCGATGGGCCGCCGCCGCGTGCCGCTGATGATCCATATCAGTTCCGCCGAAGTCTACGGCGCCGGCAACGGCCAGCCGATCGGTGAGCTCGCGCCGCTGCTGCCCGACAATCCGCACGGCGCCTCCAAGGCCGCCGCGGAGATGCTGATCGCCGGCCTGCGCCGGTCCTTCGATCTCGATATCCGCGTACTGCGCCCGGTCAACATCGTCGGCACGCGCCAGAACGCGGAAAAGCTGCTGCCGCGCTTCATGGAGTTCGCGACCGTCGGCCGGCCGCTTCCGGTGCATGGCGACGGCGCGCAGAAGCGGGCCTTCGTCACCGTCGCGGATGTCTGCTCGGCCTTGCGCGCCGTCGTTTCCAGCGGCGCGGAAAACGCCACCTACAACGTCGCCGGCGACGAGCTGTACGATGTCCTTTCCATCGCCCGCATGGTGCTCGATACGGTTCAGGGCTCCGTCGCAGGCGTCAGCTTCACCGGCGGCCGGCCCGGCAATGTCACCCGCTCGCCGCTCGATACGCAGGCGCTGCGCGCACTTGGCTGGCGGGCGTCAGGTTCGTTGCGCCGTGAACTGCCGGTGCTTGCGGCCTGGTACGGTTCACGCGTGCCGGGCGGCCTTCGTCGGCAGATGAGCCAGGTGCCGGATTTGGCACCCCAGCGGGTCCAGGCCGTCACGCAGGTTGCCGGCTCGGGCCTCTTCCGTTCGCTCGAACGGCATTGA
- a CDS encoding glycosyl transferase — protein MLTIIMECRDNEAELAQTLSALVAGAVEGVVRDVIVLDHGSRDGSAMVADAAGCRFLTSWDIKDVMRSARGDWLLLLEPGARPMTGWVDAIVDHVSVNAGPARFLGSRSHRRPFFQRVGRKIPPLEQGYLVTKQQVLASIRTGMALADIAAGKRSRTLVAEIVPAWAVKAMRAQVVV, from the coding sequence ATGCTGACAATCATCATGGAATGCCGGGACAACGAGGCGGAACTGGCGCAGACATTGTCCGCGCTGGTCGCGGGCGCCGTCGAGGGCGTGGTGCGCGACGTGATCGTGCTCGACCACGGCTCGCGCGACGGCTCCGCCATGGTGGCGGATGCGGCGGGCTGCCGCTTCCTGACGAGCTGGGATATCAAGGATGTGATGCGCTCCGCCCGCGGCGACTGGCTGCTGCTGCTGGAGCCTGGTGCCCGGCCAATGACGGGTTGGGTCGATGCGATCGTCGACCATGTCTCGGTCAATGCCGGCCCGGCGCGGTTCCTCGGCTCGCGCAGCCATCGCCGGCCGTTCTTCCAACGTGTTGGCCGAAAAATCCCGCCGCTGGAGCAGGGTTATCTCGTCACCAAGCAACAGGTTTTGGCGTCCATACGCACCGGCATGGCGCTTGCCGATATCGCGGCGGGCAAACGCTCGCGCACGCTCGTTGCGGAAATCGTGCCCGCATGGGCGGTGAAGGCCATGCGGGCGCAAGTCGTGGTTTGA
- the moaB gene encoding molybdenum cofactor biosynthesis protein B, producing the protein MAHIDETRPFLPVGIAVLTVSDTRTPETDRSGDTLVARIEEAGHRLIARAIVPDDIAAIRAQVEAWTRDTAVDVVITTGGTGFTGRDVTPEALEPIFEKRMDGFSAVFHRISYDKIGTSTIQSRATGGVLNATFIFVLPGSPGACKDAWDGILKAQLDYRHMPCNFVEIMPRLDEHLKRTAG; encoded by the coding sequence ATGGCACACATTGACGAGACGAGGCCTTTTCTCCCGGTCGGCATCGCCGTGCTCACGGTCTCGGACACCCGCACGCCCGAAACGGATCGCTCCGGCGACACGCTCGTCGCCCGCATCGAGGAAGCCGGCCACCGCCTTATCGCACGCGCCATCGTGCCGGACGATATCGCTGCGATCCGCGCGCAGGTGGAGGCCTGGACACGCGATACCGCCGTGGACGTCGTCATCACCACCGGCGGCACGGGCTTTACCGGCCGCGACGTGACGCCTGAAGCGCTGGAACCGATCTTCGAAAAGCGCATGGACGGGTTTTCCGCGGTTTTTCACCGCATTTCCTACGACAAGATCGGCACATCGACGATCCAGTCACGCGCGACCGGCGGCGTGCTGAACGCCACCTTCATCTTCGTTCTGCCCGGCTCACCCGGCGCCTGCAAGGATGCCTGGGACGGCATATTGAAAGCGCAGCTCGACTATCGCCACATGCCCTGCAACTTCGTGGAAATCATGCCGCGCCTCGACGAGCACCTGAAGCGCACCGCGGGCTGA
- a CDS encoding S49 family peptidase: MAGFLKTLVPKRFRKEGVAIPVVRLSGAIMATGSQFRPPLNLATAAPALEKAFAYKQAPAVAISINSPGGSPVQSRLIFQRIRELAAENNKRVLVFVEDVAASGGYMIALAGDEIFADPTSIVGSIGVVSGGFGFPEMLKKIGVERRVYTAGSNKAILDPFQPERESDIEYLKSLQLEIHQVFIDMVKERRGAKLADDPDLFSGLFWTGGRGKTLGLVDGLSDMRSELKRRYGPKTRLELVSAPKGLFGRKAPGIGGLSEDMAGRIGSAGVAAVAGLAEEKALWGRFGLSG; the protein is encoded by the coding sequence ATGGCCGGATTTTTGAAGACGCTGGTGCCGAAGAGATTTCGCAAGGAAGGTGTCGCAATCCCGGTCGTCAGGCTGAGCGGAGCGATCATGGCGACGGGCAGCCAGTTTCGGCCGCCGCTCAATCTCGCCACGGCGGCACCCGCACTGGAAAAGGCTTTTGCCTACAAGCAGGCACCGGCGGTGGCGATCTCCATCAACTCGCCCGGTGGCTCGCCGGTCCAGTCGCGCCTGATCTTCCAGCGTATTCGTGAGCTCGCAGCCGAGAACAACAAGCGCGTGCTCGTCTTCGTCGAGGATGTCGCGGCGTCCGGCGGTTACATGATCGCGCTTGCCGGCGACGAGATCTTTGCCGACCCCACCTCGATCGTCGGCTCCATCGGCGTCGTCTCCGGCGGCTTCGGCTTTCCGGAAATGCTGAAGAAGATCGGTGTCGAGCGCCGCGTCTATACGGCCGGCAGCAACAAGGCGATCCTCGATCCATTCCAGCCAGAGCGCGAGAGCGATATCGAGTATCTGAAGTCGCTCCAGCTCGAAATCCACCAGGTCTTCATCGACATGGTGAAGGAGCGTCGCGGCGCAAAACTCGCCGACGACCCGGACCTGTTTTCCGGCCTGTTCTGGACCGGCGGCCGGGGGAAGACGCTCGGCCTCGTCGACGGGCTCTCGGACATGCGTTCGGAGTTGAAGCGGCGCTACGGGCCGAAGACGCGGCTTGAGCTGGTTTCGGCGCCCAAGGGTCTGTTCGGCCGCAAGGCGCCGGGCATCGGGGGGCTTTCCGAGGACATGGCGGGCCGTATAGGTTCGGCTGGCGTCGCGGCGGTCGCCGGGCTCGCGGAAGAAAAGGCGCTGTGGGGCCGCTTCGGGCTTTCCGGATAA